In the genome of Synechococcus sp. UW179A, the window ACATGGATTGCGGTCAGTGGAAGTTGCTGCAGCCCGGCCACCACGGCTCGGGCGCTGCCACCGCAGCCCAGCACGACTGCTTCGGCATCCTGCCACTGCTCTGCTTGCATCTGTAGTGGCGCCAGAAAACCCTCCATATCAGTGTTGTGGCCATGCCAGCCGCCTTCTTTGAAGGGTGTGAGCGTGTTCACGGCACCGAGTCGTTCAGCGAGGGGGCTCAGCTCTCGGCAGAGACCCACCACCTGCTGCTTGTGCGGAATGGTCACGTTCAGGCCGCGGCACCCCACGGCTTGCAGTCCGTTGAGCACTGTCTTCAGATCATCAGCCCTACAGGGCAACGCCAGGTAACGCCAATCGAGATCCATCGCCTTCAGCGCGGCGTTATGCATCACAGGTGACAGGGAATGGCTCACGGGCTGTCCGAGCAAGCCGATCAGTCCTGTGGTTCCGCTGATCATTGCCATTCGCGCAATCCTGCTCACCAGCCTGCTGCGTCATCGGCCTGTTCGGGAACCACACCTCGCCTGGAGGCATTGCCTCTGCCGAAGATGCAGTGGATCTAATCAGTTACTAAGCGGAGCAAGGAGGCACGGATGGGCAAGGTTGTCGGCATCGATCTCGGAACCACCAACAGTTGTGTGTCGGTGATGGAGGGAGGCAAGCCCACCGTGATCGCCAATGCCGAGGGCTTCCGCACCACGCCATCGGTGGTGGCCTATACCAAGAACCAGGATCAATTGGTGGGTCAGATCGCCAAGCGTCAGGCGGTCATGAATCCCGATAACACCTTCTATTCCGTGAAGCGTTTCATCGGCCGTCGGGTTGATGAGGTGAATGAGGAGTCGAAGGAAGTGAGTTATTCGGTTGAGAAGGCTGGATCCAATGTGAAGGTGAAGTGTCCGGTTCTCGAGAAGCAGTTTGCCCCTGAGGAGGTGTCCGCCCAGGTGCTGCGCAAGCTGGCAGAAGATGCCGGCAAGTACCTCGGAGAGTCAGTGACTCAGGCAGTGATCACCGTTCCCGCCTATTTCAATGATTCCCAGCGTCAGGCCACCAAGGATGCGGGCAAGATTGCCGGTCTTGAGGTGCTGCGCATCATCAACGAGCCCACCGCAGCGGCTTTGGCTTACGGGCTCGACAAAAAGAGCAATGAGCGGATCCTGGTCTTCGACCTCGGTGGTGGAACCTTCGACGTGTCGGTTCTCGAGGTTGGCGACGGCGTTTTTGAGGTTCTGTCCACCTCGGGTGACACCCACCTCGGCGGTGATGACTTTGACAAGGTGATCGTCGATCACCTGGCCGACACCTTCAAGTCGAATGAAGGCATCGATCTGCGTCAGGACAAGCAGGCTCTCCAGCGCCTCACCGAAGCTGCTGAAAAAGCCAAGATTGAACTTTCCAGCGCCACCCAGAGTGAGATCAATCTGCCGTTCATCACGGCCACCCCAGAAGGGCCCAAGCATCTCGACCTCACCCTGACCCGTGGCAAGTTCGAGGAGTTGGCCTCCAAGTTGATTGACCGCTGCCGTGTGCCTGTTGAGCAGTCGCTCAAGGACGCCAAGCTGTCGTCCGGTGAGCTGGACGAGATTGTGATGGTTGGTGGTTCCACCCGGATTCCGGCGGTGCTCGAGCTGGTCAAGCGAGTCACCGGTAAGGATCCCAATCAAACTGTGAACCCTGATGAGGTGGTGGCCGTGGGTGCTGCCATCCAGGGCGGCGTGCTCGCCGGTGAGGTGAAGGACATCCTGTTGCTGGACGTCACCCCTCTTTCTCTGGGTGTGGAGACCCTCGGCGGTGTGATGACCAAGATGATCACCCGCAACACCACGGTGCCCACCAAGAAGTCTGAGACCTACTCCACTGCTGTGGATGGTCAGACCAACGTGGAGATTCACGTGCTCCAGGGTGAGCGCGAGATGGCGTCCGACAACAAGAGCCTTGGAACCTTCCGTCTTGATGGCATTCCCGCTGCTCCCCGCGGTGTGCCTCAGATTGAAGTGACCTTCGACATTGATGCCAACGGCATTCTCAGCGTCACCGCCAAGGACAAGGGCAGCGGCAAGGAGCAATCCATCTCCATCACCGGAGCCTCCACCCTCAGCGACTCCGAGGTGGAAACCATGGTCAAGGATGCTGAAGCCAACGCCAGCGCTGACAAGGAGAAGCGCGAGCGCATCGATCTCAAGAACCAGGCTGAAACCCTCGTTTATCAAGCTGAAAAGCAAATGGAGGAGCTGGGCGACAAGGTCGATGCAGATGCCAAGACCAAGGTGGAGGAGAAGCGCACCAAGCTCAAGGAAGCCACTGAGAAGGAGGATTACGACGCGATGAAGCCCCTGCTTGAGGAACTGCAGCAGGAGCTTTACACCGTGGGAGCCTCTGTGTATCAGCAGGCTGGTGCTGAAGCCGGTGCTGCTCCCGGTGGCGACTCAGGCGCAACTCCGGGAGGGGGTTCTGGATCTGGTGAGTCCGGCGATGATGTGATCGACGCTGAATTCACGGAATCCAAGTGATTCTTTAAGGCCAATCACACGTGGACTGAATCCTCGTGTTTTCTTCCCTGTCTGATCACAGACGGGGTTTTTTGTTGCATCAAAAAGGGAGCATTCGCTCCCTCTTGATTTGCAAGTTGGTCTAGACGCAGTTGATCGAGAGGCTGAGATCGTTCAGCTGATGGAATCGGCTGCGGCTTTGGATTGGTTCACCACATCAGGTGGCAATGAGACGTAGCCCAGCTCGGGAGCCTGCGACTGTGCTTCTTCGGACAGCATGTAGTTGAAGGTCTTCTTCAACATTGTCGTTTTGTCGTCGTTGCCAGTTTTGTAGGCCAGCACCCAGGTGAAGGTGACGATCGGATAGCCCCCTTTGGGATTGGGATTACCTCCGATCAGATCGGGGCCGAGGTCAATGGAACCCAGAGCTTCGCTAGCCGTGGCATTGGTGGGCTTCACCTGTTCACCCGAAGCGTTCTGCACCGCAGCGGCCTGCAGATCACCCTTCACATAGGCCAATTCCACATAACCGATGCCTCCAGCGATTTGGTTCAGCTGGGCGGAGACACCCTCATTGCCTTTGGCTCCAACACCGGTTGGCCATTTGACCGATTTGTCGGCACCAACATCCTTTTTCCACTCAGGGCTAATGGCTTCTAGATGTTTCGTGAAGTTGTAGGTGGTGCCGGAGCCGTCGGAACGGTGAACAACGTTGATCGCCTTGTCATCACATCCGAGTTCGTTGTAGTTCGTGATCTGCCCGAGAAAAATCCCTGCCAGTTGCTTTTGGGTGAGTGATAAATCGCAGCCGGGGTTGTAGTAAGCCACGGCGATCGCCCCGGCGGTCATTGGGATTTGCACCACACCGCGACTCACCTTGGCGATGGCTTCGGGCTTCATCGGCTTGTCGGATGCGCCGAAATCGACGGTTTCTGCGGTGAATTGACGGACACCAGCACCCGAACCCACTGACTGGTAATTGACATTCACACCTTGGGACGACAATCCCTGAAACCATCGCTGGTAAATGGCTGCAGGGAAGGAAGCGCCTGCTGCGGAGAGCTGGCCCTGGACTTTTTCATCACCACCACCACCTGTGGAGCAAGCAGCCAGGCTGAGTCCTGCGGCCACACCCGAGATGACAGTCAGCGTTCTCGTGAGAAAAGAGCGTTGCATGAACTCTTCTAGAAAAATCGTTGGAGAGTGAAGAACACTCGGATTGAACTTATTGCAATGCGAGGAGACCCGATTTAAGGGTTGGTTATCGATTGTTTATTAACGTGTTGGCCAACCCATTCAGCGGTTGCGGGTGTCAGCAACACGCCGTTGCGGTAGTGCCCTGATGCCAGCAGCAGCCCAGGTTCGAGCTCTTCCAACAGTGGAGCAGGTCGTTCTCGTGGTCGTGCACGCAAGCCATGCCATTGGCCGAGCAGCTGGGAGTCTTCCAGCCATGCCGGGGCTAGGTCGTTTAACCGTTTCATGGTCTCGATGGCTGCGCGATCCGCGTTCACGCCAGGCTCCAGCGTGGCTCCGATCCACAGGCGATCCTGTCCGTGCGGAATCAGATTGATGCCGCCGCAGGTGAGCACTGCTGGCCATCCTGACCATGGCTTGGCTGGCTTGTTGAGCTGAAGTTCAAGCACCTGTCCGAGCACGGCATTCATGGGACGTTGATGCCCAAGGCTCTGCAGCAGTTTGGTGCTGCCCAAAGCAGAACAGATCACCACCCCATCGAAGTCGTCGATCCCTCCATCTGCAGTGAGGAGGCGCCACTGGCTCCGATCTGAGCTGCTTTGCCGCAGCAGTTCCACAACTTCTGTCGCTTGAAGTTCGATGTTGTGCTCAACAAGGCTTCGTCTCAGGGCCCGAAGCAGCTGCAGCGGATCGATCCGTCCATCACGTTTCGACAGCATCGCCCCATGACCAGCCTGTGGCCATGGCGGATCAGCCTGCTCCAGCTTCTCGTTGGTGATGAACTGCAGTCCTGAATCGGGTCTTGCATCCGCAAGCTGTTGCATCCGCTGTGCCTCGTCGGCACTGCCTGCGAGTTGGATCAACGGAGTCTCCAGCTGCAGCGGCGACTCCGGATGATTCAGTTGCTCAACCCACGACGGCCAAAGCATCATGCTGCGTTGACGCAGCCTCCAGGCCCGGCCGCTTGAACGGCGGAAGGCATGGCCCATCAGCACGCCCAGAGATGCGGTGCTGCCATTCAGATCACGATCAGCTGGCTTGGATGGGATCGGCCTGGCCAGCAATGGGTCCGCGAGCAAAACGCTGTGCCCTTGCCCAGCAAGATGCCAAGCGGTGCCGGTGCCGGTGACTCCAGCACCGATGACGGCGATGGAGGCGATCAGCTCAAAGCCTGCTCGGGGATGACTGCTGCGTAATTGGTGAAGCCTGATTCCAGCTCGTCGAATGACTTCTGAAGTTTGCCGTCGTCCTGGAGACGAGCGGCTTCATCGAGATCAGCCATGGCGTCCTTCAGGGACGTCGCCAATTTGTTGGCTTCTGCTCTGTCCTGGGGAAGCAGCCGTTGATTGATGTACAGCATTTCGCGACCCACTTCCTGCATGGGGCCATGGATCAGGTTGCGTGTGAAGGTCCAGTCACGTTCGTCAACAAGCTTGGCCAGTTCAGGCAGTCGGTCCCTGGCAGCCGTGAAGCCTTCCACCTGCCGGCGGATCACAGCCATATCTTCAGGGCTGATGGTTGCTGGATTGGCATTGGCGCTGCCATCACAAGCTGCGAGGCCGAAACAGAGGGCGAGGCAGAGGCAGAAGGCGGCCAGGCGGCGCAGGGCACTCAGCATCGGAGTTCACAAGAATCGTGGCGACTGTAACCGCCATCTAAATTTGATTGAAACACCATCGTTACGAGTGCTCTCATGCGGGTGGACAGGGTGCCGTTGGCTTCCGTCCACAGACCTCCTAGCGATTTCTTGACGTAGATCAGGCTGAAAGCCCTGATGGCCTCCATTCGTGAACAGGGATTGCACGAACCGATCGATCTCTTGGAGGTGGATGGTCAGCTCTTGGGATTCAATGACTGGCACAGGGTTGATGTCCCTGAACGTCTCGGACTGTCAACCAGCGTGCTCGGATCCGACAAGCCAGCTCTAGGGACCTGAACCTGCATCTTTGTTGACAGGTAAGCAACCATCCGGGCGCAGAATCAACGCTTCATCTTTCTCAGAGTCTTGTCCTCCGCTTCGGTCATCCTTCAGCTGATCTGTCCCGACCGTCCTGCACTCGTGAGTGAACTCGCCGGCTGGGTGGCTGCGAACGGGGGCAACATCCGCCATGCCGATCACCACACCGATTCTGGTGCCGGCCTGTTTCTCAGCAGGATTGAGTGGGATCTGGAGGGCTTCGGTCTACCGCGCCAGGCGATTGCACCAGCAGTGGAGTCACTGGCGCAACGGCTCGGGGGCGAGGCTCAGCTGCACTTCTCTGATGAACATCCCCGTGTGGCGATTCTGGTGAGCAAGCAAAGTCACTGCCTGCTTGATCTGCTCTGGCGGGCTCGCAGTGGAGAACTGCCCATGCAGGTTCCCATCGTGATTGCCAATCACCCTGATCTGGAGGGCAGCTGCAAAGAGTTCGGAGTCCCGTTTGTGCATGTGCCCGTGACTCGCGAGACCAAGGCTGAAGCTGAGCACACCATCCTTGAGCTGCTGATCGAACATCGGGTGGAGCTGGCGGTGCTGGCCAAATACATGCAGGTGCTCAGCGGTAGCTTTCTCGAGCAATTTCCCAATGTGATCAATATCCACCACTCATTTCTGCCCGCCTTCAAGGGTGCACAGCCCTATCACCGTGCCTGGGAACGGGGCGTGAAACTGATCGGTGCAACGTCCCATTACGTGACCGAGGAACTCGATGACGGCCCGATCATTGAGCAGACCATCGCCCATGTGAGCCATCGCGATGAGGTGCAGGATCTGATCCGCAAGGGTCGTGACACCGAGCGACTCGCTTTGGCCAGGGCTCTGCGCCTTCACCTCTGCCGTCAGGTGATGGTCTATCGCGGTCGTACTGCAGTGTTCGCGTGATGGTCTGGCTGGACCAGGGCCGACCGTCCCTGGCGTCTGCGCGTGGTTGGCGCTGTTTTCAGCTCGGTCTGTTTCTGCTGCCTTCGTCAGCTCTGCTGGGAAGTCTGTTGCTCTTTCCAGCGCTGTTGTTCGGCTGTTTTGGGCGTGATCGGCCCTTCTGGCGTGACCCCTGGAATGCTCCGCTGCTGCTGGCTGCAGGCCTGATGGTGCTTGGTTGCTTTGGGGCCTATGACAAGGGACTCGCCTGGGTGGGGCTGGCCAACTGGCTTCCATTTTTCTGGGGTTTCTGGGGATTTCAGCCCTATTTGATGAACCCTGAGTCCCGGCGCCGCTCAGCCCTCTGGTTGGTGGCCGGCAGTGTGCCTGTGGTGGTAACCGGTCTTGGTCAGCTGTGGTGGGGATGGCAGGGACCCTGGCAGTTGCTGGGTGGATTGATTGTGTGGTTCATGGCTGCAGGGGGTCGTCCTGAGGGGCGCCTTTCCGGTCTGTTTGATTACGCCAACATCGCTTCTGCCTGGTTGGCCCTGGTCTGGCCACTGACCCTGGCCGCCCTCGTGCAGCAGGGGTTGAACCGCTGGCGCCGTGTCGTGGTGGTGGTCCTGGCCGTGTTGGTGGTGGTTGCGTTGGTGCTCACGGAATCCCGCAATGGCTGGGGTTCATTGGTGTTGGTGGTGCCTCTTGTGCTGGGTCCACCCAGCTGGCCCTGGTTGATTCCTCTGCTGGCACTGGCACTTCTGCCTGTGCTGCTGTCCGTGCTTCCAGGGGTGCCGCTGATGTTTCAGGATCCCGCTCGGACTCTGGTGCCTGAAAGTCTCTGGGCGCGTCTCAATGACAGTCAGTACGGGGGGGAAAGGGTCCTGGCGTCCACGCGCATCAGTCAATGGAACGTTGCTGTGCAATTGATTGCTGAACGGCCTTGGCTGGGCTGGGGAGCGGCGGCGTTCTCTGTGATCTATCCCCTGCGCACCGGTCAGTGGCATGGCCATGCTCACAACCTGCCGCTGGAGCTGGCCATCAGCCATGGTCTGCCGGTGGCAGTGCTGCTGGTGGGTTTTGTCTTAGCCCTGTTGGTGGTCAGCCTGCGACGAGGACTCTCTGGCCTGTTCGACCGTGCCTGGTGGACGGCGCTGTTCGTGCTGATGGTTCTCCACGCCACAGATCTGCCCTTTTTTGACAGTCGGTTGAATATTGCCGGCTGGATTTTGTTGGCTGGGTTGCGTAGCAGCTTTAGTGAGCCGGTTAATTCAAAACAATGACTCTTTCTGATTCATTCCACCTGGATGGAGTTCGCACATACAAGGAACATGGTGGAATGAGTCAATAGTTTTTTGTCTTCAAGCCCAGCTCACGATGGGGTCGAGTCCATATGTGGCAAGTTCGCTCCAGCTGGCTGTGAATGTGTGATTACTACTGCCACTGCTTGATCCCCAAGGATTCACGATCGTGAATAATCCAGTGCTGGCGTTATAGGCGGTGATGGCAAAGGCATGTCCGGCCACAAAATTTCTTCGGCCGTTGCTTCCCCAGGTGTTACCGAATGATCCCAGCCACAATGCTTTACCACCGTTAATTGCAGAAATTGCCTGAGTTTCGAATGCATTCCAGCTTGTTTGACTTCCCCAAGCGTTGGTCCAGCCATTCAGGCCTGTTCCAGAACCGCCAGTTCCTGTGTAGTTAAGAGAAACAGTTGTGGTCGTGTTTCCAGAGAGGTGTGTCAGAGCATCCATCCAACCTCCTTCTACAGCTGCATAACTATTTTTGCTGCTGTTGCTTCCTCTCGCGAAAGCTCCTGTTTCATTGGCTTGTGCATAGCCTTTTTCAAGTAAGGCTACCCATTTCTCGCCTGTTAGGCCCCAAGACGCGTTGCCTGCAAGTGCTGTGCTGTAGCCGTTCGTACTTGGCACATAGGAATCAACTGTCACCCAAATTTCACTGAGGCTGTTGTCATAAAAACGAACGCCGTAGGTGCCATCACCATTGTCTTTAAACATCTCTGTGATGATGCTTGAATCAGAGTCTGCATAGGAGCAAGCTGCAGCTAAGACGTAGCAGGTTCCTGCTTGTCCTTGTCTGACATCGTCAAAGTTAACTCCATCGACAAATAGATCACCCACCATTTCGTCGTAATCAAATGTCATCGCGCTTGCACTTGCGGCAGAGTCGCCCTGGACGAAGTTCGTGGGCCGATCAAGACCGCCGTACCACTTATCAACAAGTGAGTTGAGGTGAGCTTCAGTGGAGCCCTCATAGAGGTTGCCAAGACTGATACGGCTTGATTCGCCACCGGTCCACCACTGATTGGCACTGTTGCCATTGACGACTGCGTCGAAGATATAGCTTTGGTAGGAAGCGTCTGTCGCTGAAAGGTATCCACTGAGATTGGTTTCAATGGTTTGCAGGTCGCTCAGTTCTGTTGCCGTGACGCCTCCACTGGAAACATCAACCAGTAGTGATTTGAGTTCCTGGTGGGTGAAGAGATCGTCGGTTAAAGAGATGTTGATGTTGTTTATGATTGAGCTGTTTGTGATGCCGCTGATTTTGTTTGTAATTCCAATCTGACCATCAGCATTGAAATCTTGCCCAAAGTCAGATTCAGCTTGGTGGTATTCAGCTGAGTTGTAGGTGATGAAAGAATCACCTGTGAGATTCCAGTTTGAATTGAGCTGCCACCTGTAGAGGTCACCGTTTTGTCCCTGGTTGATGACTTCATTGATGCCGTTGATGGTTTCAGCAGCAGCAAGGGAGTGATCGTTCCAGGAGTCAGTGGTGATTTGATTGTTGTTGACAGTGATGCTGGATAGCGATTGAGAGGAAGAGTCTTTGGCAAAGAGATTTCCAGAAGAGTCTTTGACGAGGTGGATGGACCCAACTGTTTCAAGGTCAATGGTGGGTGATCCGGTTATGCCATCAGCATTGAAATCTTGCCCAAAGTCAGATTCAGCTTGATAAAGAGATTCTCCCGTTAGCCAATCTCCATCAACGGGATCCCAATTGCTATCCATGTTGTATCTATAAAATGATTCATATAAAGAGTTTCCGAAGGCCAGTTGATTGACTTCGTTAACTTTTTCTGCGCCAATGATGCTCCAGCCGTTGGAGTCGGTGTAGTCAATGAAGTTGTACCCATCTTCGTCGTAGACATAATAATTGTCCCAGTAGTTGTAGAGGCTGGCGTTACCCTGTTCTTCAATCCATCCGTAAGAACTGTTGAATTGATTTTGTGCATTACCGCTCTGCTCTATGTTGCCGCCATCAAATTGATGAGTTTTGCTTGTCTCAAATCCGTCCTCAGGTGTTGTTATGGAGTCGGTAATAGTTGAAGCAACTCCTCCACTATATTCTTTCTCTTCAATCAAGTTTTGCTCATTTAGAGCCCCGTCTAGATTGATTTCAGTATCGCTGCTAATCAGGGGCAGTGCTGCATTGTTCTCTGAGTAATTGTTGATATCCTGTTCAAACCCATATCCCACATTCGAATGAATAGCTGCAGAAGACGAAGCGCTAATAATATCGTCTACTTTTCCGGAGGTCGAAGATAATTGAAGTGTATTGAGGTCTTCCATGGTTAAAAATCTATAGGTTCAATTTAATTCCATGCATTGACGATTGCATGCATTGAGTTTGACTTAATCTCAGGTTGTGATCTGTGACTGAGATCCACTACTCCTGTGATCTTGATCACAGATTTCAAATAACCGTTTTTAGTTTGCTGTCGGACTTCGCCCCTTGTGGAAGTGTTCTCTGTAATCAGCCTGAAAAAACGGTGAGAGGCTGATGGTCTTGGCTGAGATGTGCGACTGAATTGACCAGTTTTTGGGTGCCTTTCAAGGTGAAACTTTTGTCTTTTTAAATACGGCATGACAATTGTAGTTTCAGATTTCATCAGGCTTCTAGGTGTTTTTACTTGTGCTTTTTTTAACTGATCGACTTCTCTCGATCTTTAATCAGCCGCTCCTTGCTTAAAGGACCGTTGAGGTGCCCCCAAGGTAGCTCTGATTCGGTATCCCAAACGTCGTGCACGACATGTTCCCAGCTTGCGGGTAAAGGCAGAGTGACGCCCCCGCTCTGGGCTTTTGGAAGATCGCCTGCTAGCGCCGCTCTGTAGGCCTTCTTCCAACCCCCGAGGCTTTCCTGTGATCCTCGGACTGCGGCGATGACTGGTGCCAGGCGGCGGTCACTGCGGGAGAGCAAAGCCTGGATCACACTCCAGCCGTAACTCTCGGGCCGCAGATCAATCCCCTTTGGCTTCAGGCGTTTGGCCAGTCGTTTGAGGCGTTTGTCGGCTTCCGGTCTCACGCCCTGCCATTGGAACGGGGTTTGAGCCTTAGGGACGAAAGTGCTGACGCCCAGGGTGAAACGCAAGCCAGGGGTGCTCTTCTTGAGCTGAAGCAACAGATCCGCGGTTGATTCCACATCCTCCTCCTGTTCACTGGGCAGCCCCACCATCCCGTAGAGCTTGAGGGAGCGGAGACCCCCGTCTTTGGCATGGCGCGCAGCGGCGCTGATCTCCTCGTTGCTGAGTTTTTTGTTCACCACCTGGCGCATGCGTTCGCTGCCGCTTTCGATGGCGATTGTGAGTGATTTGCTGCCGCGCCGGGCCAGTCCGCTGGCAAGCTCCGTGGTCACGGTGGCTGCGCGCACTGAACTCACACTCACCCGCACATCATCAAAACGGTCATGGCCCAGCCAGCGGAGCAGGTCTGCGAACTGTGGATGCTGAGTCACGGATGCACCTAGCAGTCCCAGCCTGCGCGTTGCCACCAGACCTTTTTCAACCGCCGGGATCAGGCCATCGTCTAGAGACGGTGTGCGGAAGGGAAGCGTGAGATAACTGGCCAGGCAGAAGCGGCACAGTTCCGGGCAGCTGCGGACCACCTCCACCATGTGGATATCGGGCCAGGCGGATTCGGGGGTGATCACCGTTGAATGGCTGAGGCTGTTACCGCGCCAGGTCTGCTTGGTGATCGTTGCTGGCAGATCTGCTTCGATCGGGTCGATGCTTTGCAGACTGCCGTCATTGCTGTAGCGGGGGGCGTAAAGCGATGGCACATAAATCCCAGGCACCTGAGCCAACCGCCGCAGGCGCACGGATCGTGCTTCAGAACGCACCTCTTGAAGCGCGTCGATGAAGCTGGGCAGCAGTTCTTCGCCGTCGCCCAGCAGGATCACATCGAAAAAGGGAGCCAGCGGCTCAGGGTTTGCTGTGAGCACAGGACCGCCACCGAACACGATTGGATCCTGATCGGTGCGTTGTTCGCTCCAGATGGGAATCCGTTGCTGCTCCAGCAGATCCAGCAGCACCGGACCATCCAGTTCCCAGCTGAGGGAGAGTCCGAACAGATCGCAGTGTCGATGCGGTGGATCGCACTGATCGGTGAACAGGCGACGCACATCCAGATCGGACCGCATGGCCAGAGTCGCCCAAACGATTTGATAGCCGAGGCTGGTGATCCCCACCGTGTATGTGCTGGGAAAGGCCATCACCGCGCGCAGGGCTCCGGCTTCCGGCACAGCCGGATCAAACAGCAGCGTTTCCTGGTTCAGGAGGGCCTGGACTTCAGATGATCATCTTCATCCTGAAGGATCAATGATTCAGAGGCTCCGGCCAAGGCCATCAATGCTTTTGCCCGGCGACGTGAAGAATTGCTCATCACCTGCGGCAGCGGACCTTTCGCAGACACTTGTTGTTGGTCTGAGCCATGAAATGAAGATTGCTCCTATGGATCAGGTTTTTTGGTTTTGCCCTTAGGAGGAGTTGATGGTTTGGGAGCGTCAAACTTTCTGCGCCGAATCGATCCCTCCCAAGCGTGGTGAATGCCACCCCGTCGTTCCCTGCGAGCATCCAGGTGATCCTCTTCCAGCAGCTCCATGCCCAGCTGGCGCTCATAGATCGAGCGGTCATCAAACAGACGCGCCACGAGGAAGCTGGCCAGGCAGGCCACCAGGATCGGCTTGAGGATCAGCAGATCTTTGGTGAGTGCGAAGGCCAGGAACATGGCCGTGATCGGTGTGCGCGAACAGCTGGCCACGAAGGCACCCATGCCGGCGAACACGTAGGTGCTTGGCACGTGTCCGGTGAGCGCTTCCACCCAGATGCCGCAGGCCAGACCGATGGCGCCGCCAAGGGTGAGCATCGGGTAGAACAGTCCGCCTGGAGCTCCCGACGCTGCAGCCAGGCCGGTGCTGAAAAAGAGCACGATGAAGGTGCCAAGGGCCATGGGGATATCGGCCTTGCCATCAGCGATCAGGTGCTGCAGCCCCTCCAAGTTGTGAAAAGGTTCGGGCAGAAAGGCATACACGCACCCCAGCACTCCACCACTGATCACCATGCGCATCACCAGGTGATCGCCGAACCAGGCGTTGCCCTTGCGTTGCATGGCGAGCACATAGCGGCAGTAAAGCTCCGCCAGCACCCCTACCACGACGCCAAGCCCGATCAGATAGCCCAGATCGATCGGCAGGAAGTTCACCAGTGGTGTGTATTCCCGTTCCAGCTGGAATCCCTGCGTGGCATCGAGGCCCCCTCCACTGGAATTGAGGCCGGCCAGACCCAACACGTCAGCCCAGGCATCGGCCCAGAAGGTGGTAACAATCACCAGCAGCAACACCACCGGTCTGGCGGAGTGCAGCAATTCCTCCACGGCATACACGAAGCCTCCGATGGGGGCACTGAACACCGCTGCGATACCGGCTCCGCCGCCGGCAGCAACGATCAAGCGGCGAAAGGCCACAGGTGCTTTCAGCCAGCGCGCCATCTGCCATGCCACAGAGCCGCCCATCTGAACCGCAGGTCCTTCCGGGCCGAGCGGGAAGCCGCTGCCGATGGCCACGATCCCAGCCACCAGCTTCACCAGGCCCACCTGGAGCCCCATCGGCACCGCTCTGTGTTTCAGGAATCCCATGATGTGGGTGATGCCTGAGCCACCAGCGGCTGGGGCCAGGTAGGCCACCATCAGCCCTGAAATCAGTCCGCCCATGGCTCCGAGTCCTGGCAAAAC includes:
- a CDS encoding shikimate dehydrogenase, which translates into the protein MISGTTGLIGLLGQPVSHSLSPVMHNAALKAMDLDWRYLALPCRADDLKTVLNGLQAVGCRGLNVTIPHKQQVVGLCRELSPLAERLGAVNTLTPFKEGGWHGHNTDMEGFLAPLQMQAEQWQDAEAVVLGCGGSARAVVAGLQQLPLTAIHVAGRRSGALDDFLNDLRAGQSSDSAPLIAMSFDPDALSRVLQRSKLVVNTTPVGMQGHGDDNAMPLGSDLWAGVDASVTLYDLIYTPRSTPWLALGQQRGCRTIDGLEMLVQQGAAALRRWSGRTDVPVDQMREGALRSLDAHQAQPEGSTN
- the purU gene encoding formyltetrahydrofolate deformylase; the protein is MSSASVILQLICPDRPALVSELAGWVAANGGNIRHADHHTDSGAGLFLSRIEWDLEGFGLPRQAIAPAVESLAQRLGGEAQLHFSDEHPRVAILVSKQSHCLLDLLWRARSGELPMQVPIVIANHPDLEGSCKEFGVPFVHVPVTRETKAEAEHTILELLIEHRVELAVLAKYMQVLSGSFLEQFPNVINIHHSFLPAFKGAQPYHRAWERGVKLIGATSHYVTEELDDGPIIEQTIAHVSHRDEVQDLIRKGRDTERLALARALRLHLCRQVMVYRGRTAVFA
- a CDS encoding NAD(P)/FAD-dependent oxidoreductase, which codes for MRLHQLRSSHPRAGFELIASIAVIGAGVTGTGTAWHLAGQGHSVLLADPLLARPIPSKPADRDLNGSTASLGVLMGHAFRRSSGRAWRLRQRSMMLWPSWVEQLNHPESPLQLETPLIQLAGSADEAQRMQQLADARPDSGLQFITNEKLEQADPPWPQAGHGAMLSKRDGRIDPLQLLRALRRSLVEHNIELQATEVVELLRQSSSDRSQWRLLTADGGIDDFDGVVICSALGSTKLLQSLGHQRPMNAVLGQVLELQLNKPAKPWSGWPAVLTCGGINLIPHGQDRLWIGATLEPGVNADRAAIETMKRLNDLAPAWLEDSQLLGQWHGLRARPRERPAPLLEELEPGLLLASGHYRNGVLLTPATAEWVGQHVNKQSITNP
- the psbQ gene encoding photosystem II protein PsbQ, producing MLSALRRLAAFCLCLALCFGLAACDGSANANPATISPEDMAVIRRQVEGFTAARDRLPELAKLVDERDWTFTRNLIHGPMQEVGREMLYINQRLLPQDRAEANKLATSLKDAMADLDEAARLQDDGKLQKSFDELESGFTNYAAVIPEQALS
- the pstS gene encoding phosphate ABC transporter substrate-binding protein PstS, whose product is MQRSFLTRTLTVISGVAAGLSLAACSTGGGGDEKVQGQLSAAGASFPAAIYQRWFQGLSSQGVNVNYQSVGSGAGVRQFTAETVDFGASDKPMKPEAIAKVSRGVVQIPMTAGAIAVAYYNPGCDLSLTQKQLAGIFLGQITNYNELGCDDKAINVVHRSDGSGTTYNFTKHLEAISPEWKKDVGADKSVKWPTGVGAKGNEGVSAQLNQIAGGIGYVELAYVKGDLQAAAVQNASGEQVKPTNATASEALGSIDLGPDLIGGNPNPKGGYPIVTFTWVLAYKTGNDDKTTMLKKTFNYMLSEEAQSQAPELGYVSLPPDVVNQSKAAADSIS
- the dnaK gene encoding molecular chaperone DnaK, which codes for MGKVVGIDLGTTNSCVSVMEGGKPTVIANAEGFRTTPSVVAYTKNQDQLVGQIAKRQAVMNPDNTFYSVKRFIGRRVDEVNEESKEVSYSVEKAGSNVKVKCPVLEKQFAPEEVSAQVLRKLAEDAGKYLGESVTQAVITVPAYFNDSQRQATKDAGKIAGLEVLRIINEPTAAALAYGLDKKSNERILVFDLGGGTFDVSVLEVGDGVFEVLSTSGDTHLGGDDFDKVIVDHLADTFKSNEGIDLRQDKQALQRLTEAAEKAKIELSSATQSEINLPFITATPEGPKHLDLTLTRGKFEELASKLIDRCRVPVEQSLKDAKLSSGELDEIVMVGGSTRIPAVLELVKRVTGKDPNQTVNPDEVVAVGAAIQGGVLAGEVKDILLLDVTPLSLGVETLGGVMTKMITRNTTVPTKKSETYSTAVDGQTNVEIHVLQGEREMASDNKSLGTFRLDGIPAAPRGVPQIEVTFDIDANGILSVTAKDKGSGKEQSISITGASTLSDSEVETMVKDAEANASADKEKRERIDLKNQAETLVYQAEKQMEELGDKVDADAKTKVEEKRTKLKEATEKEDYDAMKPLLEELQQELYTVGASVYQQAGAEAGAAPGGDSGATPGGGSGSGESGDDVIDAEFTESK